The genomic DNA ACCGCAAGGCCCGGGAGTACTTCTGATGGAAACCATCACCAAATGGGAACAGATCCCCCGTTTCGCCTCGGTCGAGGAGGAACGCGACTACTGGCAGCAACACCAGTTGGATGGACGGATCATGCAGGAGGCCTGTTTCAAGTCCGACGGCACCGAGTCCACCACCATCACCCTCCGCATGGACCCGCGCATGTTGGCCCGCCTCAAGCGCCTGGCCGGGCAGCGTTACCTCAATTATCAGAGCATGATCAAGCAGTGGCTGGCCGAGCGGCTGGAAGACGAACTCGACAAGCGTTCGTGAGGCGGTCGCGGACGGGTGTGGGGTGGGTTTACCGCGAAGCACGCGATGGGGTTTTTTTGTGGACCCCGGGTCCCATGGCATCATTCCGAAAATTTCGAGTGCACCGAGTCCTTTGCGGTGAAATCTTCCCCTGATTTCGTGCAGCACAGCCTCCCAAAAGGGATTTACAAGGTCCATACGGGCCCTAGTTTATACCCATGAGCCCCGTTCGTCGCAACCGTCGTGCCTTCACCCTGATCGAACTTCTGGTGGTCATCACCATCATCGGCATCCTGGCCGGCCTGGCCCTGCCTGCGGTCAATGGGGCTCTGAATACCGCCCGCAAGGCCGAAGCCGGTGCCATGGTCAATCAGCTCCGCACAGCCATGGTCAGCTATCAGACCGAGTATGGCACCTGGCCCGGCCTTTTTACCGGGACGGACGCCAGCACCAACTCCGGGGATACCGCACTCTACAATATTTTGATTGGTTCTACCTCGGCCACTGCCAGTGATCAAAATCCCCGCCGCATCGTCTTCATGGAATTCAACACCAAAGTCCTCCGTTCCAACATCAGCTCCAGCAACAAGACCCCGGATGCCAGTGGTACCAAGTTTGTCGATCCTTGGCACCAAGCCTACTGGATCCAGGTTGATTCGGACTATAATAACCAGATTGCAGTCGGAGATAATCAGGGGACCATCAATGCCTCCGTGGCCATCTGGTCGCGTGGCCCTCAGAAGTCTTACGATGGCACGGACAAAACAAAGTACGTCACCACTTGGAAGTAATCCATGACCGCCACCTCCCGCCCTTCCCGCCGCGCCTTCACCTTGATTGAACTCCTGGTGGTCATGACCATCATCACCGTCCTGGCCGGCATCACCATCGGGGTCATGGGCAACGTGCAGAAAAAAGCCGCCACCAGCCGCGCCTCGGTGGAAATCGCCGCCATTGAAACCGCGCTCGAACGTTACAAAATAGACAATGGCGATTATCCCGTGGCCAACGGCATCGCCATCACCAGCAATTTGTATTCCTCCAACCCCAGCAACGCCACTTACACCACGTCCGGGCGCACACTGTTCACCGCTTTGATGGGACGCTCGGCCTATTCCGCCACCGCCAATGCCACCGCCTACATCGAGTTGAAGGAAGGCCAGGTCGGCTCGCTCACGACGAACTCCTACATCCAGGATCCCTTCGGTTACGCTTATGGTTACTTTTACGATTCCGCCGGGAACGTCAACAGCGTGGCCTCCGCCAAATCCCTTTTCAACCAAGTGGTGCCGGACATCTGGTCCACCGCGGGAGAAACCGGCGCCGTCACCGTGACCAACGATGGCTCGGCCAACTACGCCCGCTACCTCCGTTGGGTGACCAACTGGGGCAGTCGGCAGTAGGTTTTTTTCCTCCCGAAGGGTCACACGCCGTGTGACCGGGATGAGGAAACAACCCAAGAAGTCTTCTCAGGATCTCGTCCGGGGAATCCGTGCTCAAAAGTTGCTTCCGGTCGCAGGGCCTGCGACCCTCCGGAAGTTGGAAGAAAAAAGCCGAGAAATCCAGGAAGCATCCGATTCATCTTCCTCCCCGTGATTGGAACAACCGGGCACCTTTGATTTTCCTGACTGTGGCCGTGAATGGAAGAAGGCCGTTGCTGAACCGAGATACCATTTACCAACTGTTGAAATCCGTCTGGTCCGACGCCAAAGATTGGAAGGTTGGGCGTTATGTTCTATTGCCCGACCATGTGCATTTGTTTTGTGCCCCTGTATCCATGAATCCCATTCTATCCCTTCCTTCGTGGATCACCTATTGGAAACGAACCAGCACCAGGCGTTGGCCTTATCTTGAAGAAAAGCCAGTTTGGCAAAGGGAATACTGGGATCGTCAACTCCGTTCCGTGGATCATTACGAATCCAAATGGAATTATGTTTTTCAGAATCCGGTGAGGGCTGGGTTGGTGAAGGAAGCGGAAGATTGGCCCTATCAAGGAGTGATCGAAAATTTGGAAGCTTGATTTATTTACCGGAGGGGCGCACGCCGTGCGTCCGGATGAGAGGCAATCAGTGGAATGCCCTGGGAATGAGGTTTGGGGAATTCGACCTGCCAGATAAGCCCGGTCGCAGGGCCTGCGACCCTCCGGGAAGGAGGAAAGACAGTAAGACCGGTCCGGAGGGTCACACGCCTTGTGACCGGGATGAAGGGATGACGTGGGCTAAAAGTTGCCTGTCTCGGACAGGACAATCGATATTGCAAGATGAGCCCGGTCGCAGGACCTGCGACCCTCCGGGAAATTCAAGAACATCCGCTACTTCGTCCCCACCGCCAGCAGGGTCTGGAAATGGGGGGCCTCAGTTTCCTTGGCCACGATGGATACCGAGGTCTGTTTGAACCCTGCCAGGCGCATCATCTGGTCCAGATCGGTCTCGGCAAAGCCCAACCAGGTATCGGCGTAAAGCTCCCGCGCCTTGTCGAAGGTGTGGGCGTTCAGGTCCAGAATCAACACCCGTCCGCCTTTTTTGAGGATGCGGTAGGCGGCATCCATCGCCTTCTGCGGGGTGGCGGCATGGTGCAGGGCCTGGCTGAGGATGACCGTGTCCACGCTCGCGGCCGCGATGGGCGGGTCTTCCATGTCGCCCAACCGGTATTCCAATCCCTCCAGTCCGTTTTCCCGCGCCAGTGCGGACCCCACTTCGACCATGCGCGGGGAGTTGTCCACTGCGATGACCTTCTTCGCCCGCACCGCCAGCATTTGCGATAGCAGGCCCTCGCCCGCACCGAGATCGGCGATGGTTTGGGGGGGGAGCATCTGCAGGAGCAGGTGGCCGACCGCCTCCCAGGACCGGCCGGGGCAGTATTTTTTCCCCAAGCGACCGGCCAGGGTGTTGAAATACTGGCGGGTGGTTTCCTTGCGTCGCTTCAGGATCAACAGGCGGGCCTTGCGGTCCTTTTCGTGGGTTTCCAGTTCCTTGGCCGCTTCCAGCGCGGCCTGACAAAGGGGGGTGAGGATGGCGGGCAGGGTGTCTGACCAGCGATAGTACGTGCGCTGGCCTTCGCGGCGGGTCAACAGCACGCCCGACTCCTTCAACTGGCCGAGATGGGTGGAGATGCGGGACTGTCCCAGATTGAGGGCCTCCTGGAGTTCGGCCACCGACATCTCATCCCCCTGCAGGAGGCTCAGGATGCGCAGCCGGGTCGGATCCGAAAGCAGGCCAAGCAACTTGAGGCGGGAAACGGGTCCGGCGGGCATGGCAGGGAAAATATCATTCCATCATGATGCGTCAATATTTTGTCTTGCACCGGGCAGGCGCCGGATTACGCTATCAGCCTATGTCAGACCGCTACATCTTCTCCTCCGAGTCCGTCGGCGAGGGCCATCCGGACAAAGTTTGCGACACCATTTCCGACGCCATCCTGGATGCCTGCCTCCGCGTCGACCCCCGCAGCCGCGTGGCCTGCGAGACCTTTGCCAAGAGCAACGTCGTGGTCGTGGGCGGGGAGATCACCATTCCGAAAATCGGGCTCAAGCCCATCGGTGATGTCATCAACATCGACAAGACCATCCGCGACGCGGTCCGTGGCATCGGCTATGTCCATGACGACGATGTCTTCCATGCCGACCGGATCTTCATCAACAATTACCTGACCACCCAATCCCCGGACATCGCCCAGGGTGTGGATGCGGTCAAGGCCAAGGGCAAGAAAACGGCCGAGCAAGGGGCGGGTGACCAGGGAATCATGTTCGGCTACGCCAGTGATGAAACGCCCGAACTCATGCCCGCGCCGGTCATGTTTGCCCACCGCCTCGGGCGCGAACTGACCCGCATCCGCAAGCAGGGCAAACTCGCCCCCTGGCTCCGTCCCGATGCCAAGAGCCAGGTTTCGGTGGAATACATCGACGGCAAGCCCACCCGCATCACCAACGTCGTCATCTCCACCCAACATGCCGCCAGCGTCAGCCACGCGGAAATCGAACGCTTCTGCATCGAACAGGTGATCAAGAAAGTCCTGCCCAAACGAATGCTCACCGACAAGACCGAATACCTGATCAATCCGACGGGCAAATTCGTCGTTGGCGGTCCCCAGGGCGACAGCGGCCTGACCGGGCGCAAGATCATCGTCGACACCTACGGTGGCATGGGCCGCCATGGTGGCGGGGCCTTCTCGGGCAAGGATCCCTCCAAGGTCGACCGCAGCGCCGCCTACATGGGCCGCTGGGTGGCCAAGAACATTGTCGCCGCCGGTCTGGCCCAGCGCTGCGAGGTGCAGTTCGCCTACGCCATCGGCCACCCCAAGCCGGTCAGCGTGCACATCGACACCTTCGGCACGGGTGCGGTGGCCGATGCCCGCATCCTGCGCGCGGTCAACCAAGTCTTCAGTTTCAAACCGGCCGACATCGTCAGCCAGCTCAACCTGCTGCGCCCGATCTACAGCCTCACCACCAACTACGGACATTTCGGGAAGAAAAACCCCGAAATCACCTGGGAGAAAACCGACAAAGCACAAGCCCTGCGCAAAGCGGCGGGGGTGTGAAAGTTTTAGGTTTTAAGTATTAAGTTTTAAGCTGACTCGCGGCCATGGCTTACAAATCTTTCGAGGATCTGGAGGTTTGGCAGCGTGGATGCAGGATGTCAGTGGATCTTTTTTTAGCATTCGAAAAATGCCGCTTCCCCAATCTCAAAAGTCAGATTGAACGGGCTGGCCTTTCGGTGGCTTCCAACATTGCCGAAGGTGCTGAACGTGGCGGAACAAAAGAATTTTCGCAATTTTTGAAAATAGCAAAGGGGTCGAGTGGCGAAGTTCGAACCCAGTTGTATATTGCCCAGAAGTTGAAAGCAATCGACGTCACAGAAGCAAAAAGACTGGTGAAAGAATCAAAAGAAATCTCAGCCATGTTGGAAGGGTTGCGAAAGTCTGTCCACCGATCAGCTTAAAACTTAATACTTACAAACTTAAAACTACAACAAAGGACCACCATGAGCACCACAGCCACCACCACCGCCAAGACCCACGACTACAAAGTCGCCGACATCGGCCTCGCCGACTGGGGACGCAAGGAAATTGAAATCGCCGAGCAGGAAATGCCCGGCCTGATGTCGATCCGCAAGAAGCACGCCGCCACCAAGCCGCTCAACGGCGTGCGCATCACGGGATCGCTCCACATGACCATCCAGACCGCCGTTCTCATCGAGACCCTCAAGGATCTCGGGGCCGACGTCCGCTGGGCCAGTTGCAACATCTTCTCCACCCAGGACCACGCCGCTGCCGCCATCGCCAAGGCCGGCATCCCTGTCTTTGCCTGGAAGGGTGAGACCCTGGAAGAATACTGGGAGTGCACCTGGCAGGCTTTGACCTGGCCCAATGGAAAAGGACCGCAGTTGATTGTCGACGACGGCGGCGATGCCACGCTGCTCATCCACAAAGGCGTGGAACTTGAGGACGGGGACAAATGGGTTGATTCCGCCTCCAAGAGCACGGAAGAACAGGTCATCAAGGACCTGCTCAAGAAGATCAAGGCCGAGAATCCCTTCCACTGGCATGAAGTGGTGAAGGACTGGCGCGGGGTTTCGGAAGAAACCACCACCGGCGTCCACCGCCTCTACAAGATGATGGAAGAGGGCAAACTCCTCGTCCCCGCCATCAACGTCAACGATTCCTGCACCAAGTCGAAGTTCGACAACCTCTATGGTTGCCGCCACTCGCTCATCGACGGACTCAACCGCGCGCTCGACGTCATGATCTCCGGCAAAGTGGCCGTGGTCTGCGGCTACGGCGATGTCGGCAAGGGCTGCGCCCAGTCGCTCAAGGGCCAGGGCGCCCGTGTCATCATCACCGAGATCGACCCGATCTGTGCGCTCCAGGCCGCCATGGAAGGTTACGAAGTCACCACCATCGAGGACACCCTCGGAAGGGCCGATATCTACGTCACCACCACCGGTAACGCCGACAT from Candidatus Methylacidiphilales bacterium includes the following:
- a CDS encoding transposase encodes the protein MIFLTVAVNGRRPLLNRDTIYQLLKSVWSDAKDWKVGRYVLLPDHVHLFCAPVSMNPILSLPSWITYWKRTSTRRWPYLEEKPVWQREYWDRQLRSVDHYESKWNYVFQNPVRAGLVKEAEDWPYQGVIENLEA
- the metK gene encoding methionine adenosyltransferase; this encodes MSDRYIFSSESVGEGHPDKVCDTISDAILDACLRVDPRSRVACETFAKSNVVVVGGEITIPKIGLKPIGDVINIDKTIRDAVRGIGYVHDDDVFHADRIFINNYLTTQSPDIAQGVDAVKAKGKKTAEQGAGDQGIMFGYASDETPELMPAPVMFAHRLGRELTRIRKQGKLAPWLRPDAKSQVSVEYIDGKPTRITNVVISTQHAASVSHAEIERFCIEQVIKKVLPKRMLTDKTEYLINPTGKFVVGGPQGDSGLTGRKIIVDTYGGMGRHGGGAFSGKDPSKVDRSAAYMGRWVAKNIVAAGLAQRCEVQFAYAIGHPKPVSVHIDTFGTGAVADARILRAVNQVFSFKPADIVSQLNLLRPIYSLTTNYGHFGKKNPEITWEKTDKAQALRKAAGV
- a CDS encoding CopG family antitoxin, encoding METITKWEQIPRFASVEEERDYWQQHQLDGRIMQEACFKSDGTESTTITLRMDPRMLARLKRLAGQRYLNYQSMIKQWLAERLEDELDKRS
- a CDS encoding metalloregulator ArsR/SmtB family transcription factor; the encoded protein is MPAGPVSRLKLLGLLSDPTRLRILSLLQGDEMSVAELQEALNLGQSRISTHLGQLKESGVLLTRREGQRTYYRWSDTLPAILTPLCQAALEAAKELETHEKDRKARLLILKRRKETTRQYFNTLAGRLGKKYCPGRSWEAVGHLLLQMLPPQTIADLGAGEGLLSQMLAVRAKKVIAVDNSPRMVEVGSALARENGLEGLEYRLGDMEDPPIAAASVDTVILSQALHHAATPQKAMDAAYRILKKGGRVLILDLNAHTFDKARELYADTWLGFAETDLDQMMRLAGFKQTSVSIVAKETEAPHFQTLLAVGTK
- a CDS encoding four helix bundle protein → MAYKSFEDLEVWQRGCRMSVDLFLAFEKCRFPNLKSQIERAGLSVASNIAEGAERGGTKEFSQFLKIAKGSSGEVRTQLYIAQKLKAIDVTEAKRLVKESKEISAMLEGLRKSVHRSA
- a CDS encoding type II secretion system protein translates to MSPVRRNRRAFTLIELLVVITIIGILAGLALPAVNGALNTARKAEAGAMVNQLRTAMVSYQTEYGTWPGLFTGTDASTNSGDTALYNILIGSTSATASDQNPRRIVFMEFNTKVLRSNISSSNKTPDASGTKFVDPWHQAYWIQVDSDYNNQIAVGDNQGTINASVAIWSRGPQKSYDGTDKTKYVTTWK
- a CDS encoding prepilin-type N-terminal cleavage/methylation domain-containing protein, whose product is MTATSRPSRRAFTLIELLVVMTIITVLAGITIGVMGNVQKKAATSRASVEIAAIETALERYKIDNGDYPVANGIAITSNLYSSNPSNATYTTSGRTLFTALMGRSAYSATANATAYIELKEGQVGSLTTNSYIQDPFGYAYGYFYDSAGNVNSVASAKSLFNQVVPDIWSTAGETGAVTVTNDGSANYARYLRWVTNWGSRQ
- the ahcY gene encoding adenosylhomocysteinase, coding for MSTTATTTAKTHDYKVADIGLADWGRKEIEIAEQEMPGLMSIRKKHAATKPLNGVRITGSLHMTIQTAVLIETLKDLGADVRWASCNIFSTQDHAAAAIAKAGIPVFAWKGETLEEYWECTWQALTWPNGKGPQLIVDDGGDATLLIHKGVELEDGDKWVDSASKSTEEQVIKDLLKKIKAENPFHWHEVVKDWRGVSEETTTGVHRLYKMMEEGKLLVPAINVNDSCTKSKFDNLYGCRHSLIDGLNRALDVMISGKVAVVCGYGDVGKGCAQSLKGQGARVIITEIDPICALQAAMEGYEVTTIEDTLGRADIYVTTTGNADIITVEHMQKMKDQAVIANIGHFDNEIQVDKLNALAGAKRVNIKPQVDKYVFGDGRAIFLLAEGRLVNLGCATGHPSFVMSASFSNQTLAQIDLWHNKDTYKPGVYRLSKKLDEEVARLHLEKIGAKLTRLTKAQADYIGVPVDGPYKPEHYRY